From Pseudomonas sp. G.S.17, the proteins below share one genomic window:
- a CDS encoding DUF2786 domain-containing protein — translation MEENRILDKIKKCLEMAKSKTSNPHEAETALRQARLLMEKYNLEQGDVLASMACEVSILAGSEGPPPAWRVRLVQVATLAFGTKVIVTTGRFRAARFLLIGCSAAPELTGYAYQVLARQLQKARREYLDTQKRCKRSTKVARGDAFANAWIDAVLIKIDAFAGVEDNIAEAIEAFVKKNHPGLESFEVKRRKLKSRDEVAADAGYQAGQSAQLHQAVNHQPRARLTAGV, via the coding sequence ATGGAAGAGAACCGCATTCTCGACAAGATCAAAAAGTGTTTGGAGATGGCCAAGTCCAAAACCAGCAACCCTCATGAGGCTGAGACTGCCCTGCGCCAAGCACGCCTGCTGATGGAGAAATACAACCTGGAGCAAGGTGATGTCCTTGCCAGCATGGCGTGCGAGGTTTCAATACTCGCAGGCTCTGAAGGTCCACCGCCTGCATGGCGAGTTCGACTTGTGCAGGTCGCCACGCTGGCCTTCGGCACCAAGGTGATCGTTACCACCGGCAGGTTCAGAGCCGCACGTTTTCTCCTGATCGGCTGCTCAGCAGCACCAGAATTGACCGGTTACGCCTATCAAGTGCTGGCCCGCCAGCTGCAAAAGGCGCGACGTGAGTACCTAGATACTCAGAAGCGCTGCAAACGATCCACGAAAGTGGCTCGCGGCGATGCATTTGCGAACGCCTGGATCGATGCGGTACTGATAAAAATCGATGCTTTTGCCGGTGTTGAGGACAATATCGCTGAGGCAATCGAGGCGTTTGTGAAGAAAAACCACCCAGGGCTGGAGAGCTTCGAAGTCAAGCGTCGAAAACTCAAGTCACGCGATGAGGTTGCCGCAGATGCTGGCTATCAAGCCGGTCAGTCTGCCCAGTTGCACCAGGCGGTGAATCACCAGCCTCGTGCCCGCTTGACTGCAGGAGTCTGA